TACATCCGCTCGGCCCATATCGAGGGCGGCGAGGTCTCGGGCACGATCGACGAGGTGTTTCGCCATTGCAACACCAAGCTGGCCGCCTGTCATTTCGTGTCGTCCGAGGCGGCGGCGAAGCGGGTGATGACCCTGGGCGAGCCTGCCGACAGAATTCACGTCATCGGCTCGCCGGAACTGGATTTCCACGCCCGGCCCTCGGGCGTGACCCTGCCCGAGGTGCTGAGCCGCTATGACATTCCGTTTGACGATTACGGGGTGACGCTGTTTCACCCGGTGACGTCGGAAGCCGCGACGATGGGGCGGCAGGCGGCGGATCTGTTTGGGGCGTTGGAAGCCTCGGGGCGGAATTTCGTCGTCATCGCGCCGAACAACGATCCGGGCTCGCGCGAGATCTTTGCCGTCCTGGAACAGCTGCCGCGGGAGCGGTTCCGGCTGATCCCCTCGATGCGCTTTGCGCATTTTTCGGAACTGATGAAACACGCCGCCTGTCTGGTCGGCAATTCGAGCGCCGGAGTGCGGGAGGCGCCGTTTCTGGGCATCCCCTCGCTCGATATCGGCACGCGGCAGACGAACCGGGCCGAGGCGCCGTCGCTGTTTTCGGCGGACGCGGCCGAGCGGGAGAAGATCGCTGCGTTTCTGGCGACCGAATGGGGCAAGCGCTATCCGCCCCACACCGCCTTTGGCGAGGGCCGGGCGGCGGAGCGCTTCCTTGAGGTGCTGGCCGACGAAGGCTTCTGGCAGGGCGGGCTGCAGAAGACCTTCGCCGATCACGGCTGATCTCAGCCCATCTCCATGTCCACCTGTCCGGTGAAATGCCGGGCGGACCAGGCGGCCGCCACCATCTCGTTCACCGGGCGCATCGTGGTGAAACGCGGCGCGAGCGGGGACAGATCCGCCCCCGGGCCCTCGGCGATCAGCCGCAGGAAGTCGCGCATCGCGGCCAGGAACATGTCGTTGCGTTCAAAGACATAAGACTGGCTGGTGCGGCGGCCGGGGGTCTGGAAGGCGATCTCGGGGGTCAGGAAATCGACCTCGATCAGGCGTTTGAGCCCCACCAGCCGGGCGCGGCGGATGAAGACCGGCGAGAGGTAATCCATCGACACGGTGCCGACCGGCCCGCCTGCAGATGCAAGCATCAAGGTGGTGGCGAAATCGACGCCGGGGAACGACGGATGGCCCAGGCTTTCGGCCCGTGCAAGCGTCAGGCCCGGAAAAAGCACCATCGCCA
This DNA window, taken from Rhodobacter capsulatus SB 1003, encodes the following:
- the neuC gene encoding UDP-N-acetylglucosamine 2-epimerase, with the translated sequence MTREILFVTGTRADFGKIEPLALAARDRGFKVSFLVTGMHMLDRYGLTKIEVHRVQGATVHEFLNQREGDPQDTILAKSIIGFSDIFAELRPDLVVFHGDRIEALACALVCATNYIRSAHIEGGEVSGTIDEVFRHCNTKLAACHFVSSEAAAKRVMTLGEPADRIHVIGSPELDFHARPSGVTLPEVLSRYDIPFDDYGVTLFHPVTSEAATMGRQAADLFGALEASGRNFVVIAPNNDPGSREIFAVLEQLPRERFRLIPSMRFAHFSELMKHAACLVGNSSAGVREAPFLGIPSLDIGTRQTNRAEAPSLFSADAAEREKIAAFLATEWGKRYPPHTAFGEGRAAERFLEVLADEGFWQGGLQKTFADHG